Part of the Musa acuminata AAA Group cultivar baxijiao chromosome BXJ2-7, Cavendish_Baxijiao_AAA, whole genome shotgun sequence genome is shown below.
TTAATGTCGTAATCTTCCTCTCAATCACATGGAGAACATCAGATATCTTACCATGCAAGATATTTATTTTGTTGGATACCTGTGGGAGCAAAAAGTCACAATCTATTACTAAAGCTTTTGAACTTGATGTACACATAAACTTATATGCAAAGAATACAAAATACCAAAATTGCCTCCTGTCTCAACCATTCTTGCTGAATCTGGCAAGTGAAATCCAGAAGTGATGGTGGCAAGCAAACAGATAAAATATCTACAGGAGAATAGCGAAAGAACGCAACCATGCTGCCAAACctgcagaagaaaagaaagaaattgaAATTTGCATTGGAAGTCAACTCATTTGGAGGTTGGTTCAAACTTTCTTATCAAGCATCAAATACCCATAAAAACGAAGGCAGTCTCTTTGTAGAGAGTGACCACAACTTGCAATACGGTTAGCAGTTGCATGACTTGAAAAGCTAAGCTCCAAGAATTTCCCAAAAGAGAGCCCCCATGCAGCATCTGACATAATTACTCTGCGTGCAGCTGGTGGAACTCCATCCTCATCTTTTTCACACTTGAGGCATCGATGCCACATCCAAATCCTTCCATCATGTTCACCAGGTAACTCCATCGAAGGAAGTCGCCTGACCATAATAGTAAGGCTGCCCTGCTGGTGAGTATAACACCTAACATGGGCTTCTGTTGGCTCTTTACAGAATTTACAATAATTTGTCTGATGATGATGAGAGAAAATTTAGAAAAGTTCAGAATGTGTAAAGAACATAGAATAGAGTTGCACGGTCCATTGGCACAAAAAAAATACCTCGTCAAACAAGTCATCACGAAGATATCTCCCCAAAGGCTTATCAAAACTACCATAAAACTTGATGCGGAAAAGCTGAGAGCGCTCACAAACTCTGTTTTTTTTTATACAAGTGCTAGATAAAGAAACCAGTATGCTCTGATGATTGTCAGCCGTGGAAAAGTAATCCCCAGGAACCTCATTCTTGATAGCACTATCTGATTTTTTATGTTCATCTGATCTAAGAAACCTGTCACTAGCAAAGTTGTTTCTTTCTTTAACTGATTTCTCCACCACCTCACGTTGGTGATTGCTTATATCAGTATGTAAAGGTGAAAGGGGAGTGAGCTGCTTGCAACAAAATCCATGGTATGAACCCGTTAACCCACAAACACAAACATCTGAAATGGATCCAAAAGCTAAGCCTGTGTTGTTCTCAGAACACGGAGCAGAAAAGGCATCAGTATTACAAGAGTTAGTTTGTTCAGAAAAATCACTGTGCGTCTGTAGATCAGAACTTGGCTCCAAAATACCTTTGTCCAAATGTTTAATATCTGAGGATAAAGACAGGTTCTTTGTGTCAAGTTCGCAGTTTGAGACATCTTTCTCATGACTATAAGCACTCGGGGCAGCCAAACTAGAAGTTGTTGAAACTAAGTCATCAGCCTCTATCAACTTTTTAGGCAATGTAACTGAAGGCCCTACAGGAAGTTTAGGAAGCATTGCGCCTTCATCTTCAAGGAATGAGGTCTCTAGTGATAGATGATATGCTGCAAAGCTTGCATACTGAACAACATGCTTTAATTTCTTCAATTCTTCAAGGCATGCCCCCCTTAGAAGGACCTATAGAAATTAGATTAAGTTGAGAGCAGCAACCAAAAACTCCAAAGCAACAAAAATGCCAAAAATATAAGAGTACGTCCAAGTATTACCGTaccacaccaccaccaccagataAACCAAGCTTGTACTTTCAAGTTTAGGCAATATTTATGATACACAAAGCCATTTAGTTCCTAAAATTTAATCTGTATAAACACCAATATGTAAAAAAATTACATCTTTACAATCATATAtgtagaatgatatcatttgtgaACAATATCTGTTATTTTACCAACTGACATCAAGTTAGCAGAGTGAATAGTGAACAAAAACAATGTCACTGTTGTTCTATCACAAAAATGTTACTAAAGAAAAGACAGAAAAGAGGCAAGCTTGAGGTAGACTTGTTGAAATGCATCTTAAATGGGTGCTTGCAACTTAACTATCTAAATTTAAAAAGTGATCCTTTGGCAATATTCTAAACCTTAGAATGTGGTGAGGATGTGAATAAATGGGGATACAAATCTGGTTGCATCCCTCTCTGTAAACAGAAAGAAAGTCCCATTTACATAGGCAGCTAGAATGATGCTGGGATAACTACCAGCAAAACTTGAAGCAAATTTAGATACTGAGCAGaaatggagaaaaagaaaaaaaattaaagctaACTACAGAGAGGGAAGAATTATTTATGGTTATAGTTCCTAATGAAATACACAAGCATCGACAGACCCATTGCGTCTCCAGCCTCTCGAGGCTATATACAGGCAATGATAGAAAGTGAAAGAGACTGCCATCAATTGGCCTATCAAACATTAAAGGTTACACGTGTGATGCAAATTAAAAACATACTAAAAAGATGCATCTCTTATTCCAAGCCTTCTCATTTTCAAGCTCAAAATAGTTGCAAGTTCTGTGGGAAACCACCCTAGAAAGAAGCAAGAAGTCGTTGACACCAGAAAGGTAATATCAATTCACCAATATCCTCTTTAAGGAAAAATAATGCAAGTATCTAATATGATTTATACAAGAATTATGCATATAGATAAACATCAACTAAAAAGCTTCGATGAGCATGCTGGCAATGATGATACATTTAACTCTTCAAAGACAAAAGATTTCGTTGAAACAAGTACTTCAAGCCACAATTACGACTTCCATTTTTTGAATGAGGCCCTGGCCTGAAAGCCAATTTTTTCATGGAGGTGTTGCCTTAGTATTTGACCCAAGTAACTTTGCCGGTGTGGGATACCACATTATActgagaaaaggaaaagaaaaagagttcTACTGGCTAAAGGAGCTTTGCAAATAGGCCTTGCTAGCTCAAACTAAATAACAGATTTCTCTTCTCATCCAAACTAATTGTTTCTAGGTCTAAAGGAGCTTTGCAAATAGGCCTTGCTAGCTCAAACTGTAACCAAAATCATAAGTGCAACTGTCGACACACTAACTTTTTAGGTTTGGTGCAAGGTCATGCTTAGACTGAAATTAAATATAACAGGAATTCAGACCCATTCTTGACATCCATCAGGTAGCCAATCATAATAAGTTGTTGAATCTAATTTCAGTAATGGTGCTCGGCAATCTTAATTGCTCACAAAATAGTAAATACCAACTACGACTTGCAATGGAAGCATACAAGCAATTAGTTTTCACTACAGACTGGAACAGGATTAAATCTAATTTAGGTTATCTAGAGGCTTTAAAGTAGACATTTTAGCAAGTTCTTTGTTTGTAGTTTCATGTTGGATTTTGGAAGAGTTATATATTAGATCAACATCATCCTTGCAACAAGCTATCCATGAATAATAGGTTTGTAACTAGATCACTCATCAATGCAACAAGCTTTAGTGCATGTTACTATGTACTCTATACCTCTACTTCTTGACAAAGTCAAAAAGACCTTAATCTTCATTGCATACAAATTTTGGGCTATACAAGGAAGGAATATGGACGAGCTAAATCAGATGGATCAACTTTTTCAATATTTTCAGATTAATTATCCCTTGGATGTGTCCATTCAAGTAGGTATGCAGCAGATGAGGATGCCTTGGCTGATAAAACAGATGATAAATCTGCATGTCTGCATTGAGTCCAGATAGTGCAAGAAATTCATCATTACCGTGCACCCTAGATGCCGTGGACAGCCTTCAAAGAACATCAAAGTTTTACTGGGTTTCTTTGGATGTCGGGAAGATGAGAATTCCTCATACACTTTTTCTATCCGAAACATTTCACAGTGTCCAAGCTTTGCTGAAGCAACACCATCAATGGATGGAAGAATATGAGCACCAGTACACCTTGATATCCTCTCTAAAAGTGACTTCTTGACATTTAACACTAAAGATATCTCTTTTTTCCCCAAAAGATATTCTTGAGCATATGAGGAAACACTTTTTTCAACAAGAAGCACATTGGGCCGAAGTGCCTCTATCTTAGAAAGAGCCATCTTCATGTAATTGGTTTCCTGTGTATGTCAAAATTGAGTCAAAACTAATATAGAAAAGGACGACCCATCGGAGTATCAAAAGCCACGGTTATAACCTGCTCAAGCAGAGCTCCTATAGATGCCAGTTCATTTGGGATCTTTTGATACTCCAGTGCTCCTCCAAAAAGAAGCAACCTAGGGTTTCTATGCTGCGACACCATGCGTTTATGCTTTACATTCTTAGTACAAACCACTCCCTTCACTAGGGCGCTGTTAAATAATGATCACATATTAGTTTCTCGACTATAAAGGAAATTaggatatcatgtcatcaacacccTGTTACAGAAAGTAGCTAAAGAATTCATACCTATCATTTGGACTTCCTGATGCGATACACTTGACTTTAACATAATCACCTGGATCCATGCTACCTCCCTTGCTAGTATCTGGTTTGACAAAATTTGCAGCTTGCCAAGCCAATGAGGATACTATCTCCAGCCAGTCCTGACTCTCCGAATCATTCCCAGCATGAACACCTTCTCCCTTCAATAACTGTGACACAAGGGCCCTAAAATGTGCATGAACAGCATTCCTCAAAGCCTCCTTGTGGGATTCACTAGATTTAAAGAGTTCGTCCGACTCCTCGACGTCATCCTCCTCGTCAGTATGTCCAAAGAAACTGGTCTCTGTGTCGTCCTGCTTGTCCTCGGGGAGAGGAGGGTAAAATATACGATCATTTTCAAAGTTAAAGTGTTGTGGAGCCTTTTGACTTTCTTGATTAATGTATCCACGAAGGTTATCCGAAGCGCAATCACCAGAATTCTCCAGCAAATCCTCAGAATCTGCTCCATATTTTCTTGACTGGCTCAAAGAACCTTGATCAGAAATTCCACACTTTCTCAAGAGAGGACTAACCGATCCTTGCTCAACAGACCTAGAAGGGCTGTCCAAAGGACTTGAATTCGCTGACCTGTACAACTCATTTCCAGCACTGGAACTCATGCAATCTATGTCAGAGTAATCCTGAGACAACACGCTCATCGGGGTGAAAAGCTGCTTCCCCTCATCATCGCCCTCGTCATCTTCGTAACTCCTACAATGACAAGAAAACAGCACAAAAGATGAACCAACTGAACGAATCATGAAGAATAGAAGAACGATCTAAAAAGTGGGGGAATTGCCTGTAAGTCGAACAACGAAGAGGGCGCCGCGGGGACGAGAACTGCCGCGACTCAGCCAACTGGCCGAGCCTGTCAGTGCTAGATCTGGAGAGGGGCGACTTCGGCGAAACGAAACGGTTAACTTCTTCGCTCGCGCTGCCACGTTGCTGCGCTGCTTCCCAGGGTCCATTGTCACCTCGAAAGCAGAGCTTGCAGAGAACACGCTGCTGCTCCGCTCGGTCTAACCTCGCGACAGAACCACACTTCCGGCAGACCACCCGGCCGCAGCTCTGGCACCGGTACCCGAAACCCGGCGACCCCAAGCAGTCTCTGCACTGGCAGCACATGGCACGATCACCGCCGGACGACATCAAAGTGTCCGACCAGACGTCCGGAAGAACGCTCACCCAAGATCTGACCTTTAGTATCAGATCAAGAATTGGGTAATTGGCTACTCCCATAAACCGAAACTGCTCGCAATCATAAAAATAACCTAGCAGTTCCCTTTCTCTCCGATGAAATTTCTTCTTTCCTGTGAAGATCTCTTGCAAACTCcaaccaagaagagaacacacGTACACCACCCAAAAAATTAAAGGCAAGCTTTCCGATTTCTTCTAATCCCAAGAAACCAAAGCCAAACACCAAACACAAAAATCAAAAGCAGAAAAATCCGCACCCTCCGGAAGAGACCAAAATTTTCTCCGACCGGCAACCGGGTGGTATTATGTACAAACAACTTGAAGCTTAGAACACCGGACA
Proteins encoded:
- the LOC103992188 gene encoding putative 1-phosphatidylinositol-3-phosphate 5-kinase FAB1C, which produces MGVANYPILDLILKVRSWVSVLPDVWSDTLMSSGGDRAMCCQCRDCLGSPGFGYRCQSCGRVVCRKCGSVARLDRAEQQRVLCKLCFRGDNGPWEAAQQRGSASEEVNRFVSPKSPLSRSSTDRLGQLAESRQFSSPRRPLRCSTYRSYEDDEGDDEGKQLFTPMSVLSQDYSDIDCMSSSAGNELYRSANSSPLDSPSRSVEQGSVSPLLRKCGISDQGSLSQSRKYGADSEDLLENSGDCASDNLRGYINQESQKAPQHFNFENDRIFYPPLPEDKQDDTETSFFGHTDEEDDVEESDELFKSSESHKEALRNAVHAHFRALVSQLLKGEGVHAGNDSESQDWLEIVSSLAWQAANFVKPDTSKGGSMDPGDYVKVKCIASGSPNDSALVKGVVCTKNVKHKRMVSQHRNPRLLLFGGALEYQKIPNELASIGALLEQETNYMKMALSKIEALRPNVLLVEKSVSSYAQEYLLGKKEISLVLNVKKSLLERISRCTGAHILPSIDGVASAKLGHCEMFRIEKVYEEFSSSRHPKKPSKTLMFFEGCPRHLGCTVLLRGACLEELKKLKHVVQYASFAAYHLSLETSFLEDEGAMLPKLPVGPSVTLPKKLIEADDLVSTTSSLAAPSAYSHEKDVSNCELDTKNLSLSSDIKHLDKGILEPSSDLQTHSDFSEQTNSCNTDAFSAPCSENNTGLAFGSISDVCVCGLTGSYHGFCCKQLTPLSPLHTDISNHQREVVEKSVKERNNFASDRFLRSDEHKKSDSAIKNEVPGDYFSTADNHQSILVSLSSTCIKKNRVCERSQLFRIKFYGSFDKPLGRYLRDDLFDETNYCKFCKEPTEAHVRCYTHQQGSLTIMVRRLPSMELPGEHDGRIWMWHRCLKCEKDEDGVPPAARRVIMSDAAWGLSFGKFLELSFSSHATANRIASCGHSLQRDCLRFYGFGSMVAFFRYSPVDILSVCLPPSLLDFTCQIQQEWLRQEAILVSNKINILHGKISDVLHVIERKITTLKDKPLEASIYRHIIKLKGLLKMERHEYDLLLQPVMVGNIQPFQETFDILDLNRLRRALLLDSYIWDRRLYSLDLLSKEKSCTIIDSRLTNFSPRTNLREQREEIPRKGRTFEDLAGDVTAKSSPLLGTDKSSFSKQHEELSFQVLECNTNMVETDLSIEDCSSSAGFNSVFVQYDDWDDTSIFGESNLSDKIDLAWSGSGQLVMDQPKGSSEADALVILMDSPCYRKVKSPLRVYSFDSALRFRKRIHGGFLPASLHIPSVKSFDSSGDLASMVRDPITSMRRAYSQNSPRLVQRLDDLLNHKPVHISPVLEKMTDRARLLLPQNALDDIVIAVYDDEPTSIISYAMASQEYSDCITSSLDEIEDFSMAGKKSVGNYGSNNNVGTRLAAQQPKFQYHSHVGHDEPQLSQMNLLDTKETHFKISFEDEYSIPSDKAKFSVTCYFAKQFHAFRKICCPSEFDYIRSLSRCKRWSAQGGKSNVYFAKSLDERFIIKQVTKTELDSFEEFAPQYFKYLTQSITSGCPTCLAKVLGIYQVTVKHTKGGREMKMDVMVMENLFFKRNISRVYDLKGSLRSRYNPDTSGNNTVLLDLNLLETKPIFLGSKAKRSLERAVWNDTYFLTCVDVMDYSLLVGIDETQKELVIGIIDFMRQYTWDKQLETWVKASGILGGPKNATPTVISPDQYKKRFRKAMSNYFLTVPDQWLF